A section of the Methanoregula sp. genome encodes:
- a CDS encoding transcriptional regulator, with protein MQNDILSILNESEGLNAKVFSLVRLKLLASLAALGPDGATYRELKAALDINDGVLFANLNVLKDMGYLTSEKITSEGKELELYIITTEGQDEWKRIRIWLCRFLHCGA; from the coding sequence ATGCAGAATGATATCCTCTCCATCCTAAACGAATCCGAAGGGCTCAACGCGAAAGTCTTCTCGCTCGTCCGGCTGAAACTGCTCGCGAGCCTTGCCGCCCTCGGACCCGATGGGGCAACCTACCGCGAGCTCAAGGCAGCACTCGACATCAATGACGGTGTACTGTTTGCCAACCTCAATGTGCTCAAAGACATGGGATATCTCACTTCCGAGAAGATAACGTCGGAAGGAAAAGAACTCGAACTCTATATTATCACGACTGAAGGACAGGATGAATGGAAAAGAATACGGATCTGGCTGTGCCGGTTCCTCCACTGCGGTGCATGA